One window from the genome of Streptomyces sp. WZ-12 encodes:
- a CDS encoding NAD-dependent epimerase/dehydratase family protein: MRVLLTGHQGYLGTVMAPVLTAAGHEVVGLDAGLFSDCVLGPAPADPSGHRVDLRDVTASHVAGVDAVIHLAALSNDPLGSLAPELTYDINHRASVRLAQLARDAGVRRFLYASTCSVYGAAGGDDLVAEDAPLRPVTPYAESKVRVEDDLHALADGDFSPVYLRNATAFGYSPRLRADIVLNNLVGHALLSGEVLVLSDGTPWRPLVHAADIARAFAAALDAPREAVHDRAFNIGSEANNVTVAEIAERVAEAVSGSRVRITGENGADPRSYRVDFSRFRAAVPGFDCAWTVRRGALELADAYRTFGLTREDFERRFTRLAVLRAASEAGAVDDTLRRRR, encoded by the coding sequence TTGCGCGTACTGCTGACCGGGCACCAGGGCTACCTGGGCACGGTGATGGCCCCGGTCCTCACCGCCGCCGGACACGAGGTCGTCGGCCTCGACGCCGGCCTGTTCTCCGACTGCGTCCTCGGCCCGGCACCCGCCGACCCGTCCGGGCATCGGGTGGACCTGCGCGACGTCACGGCGTCGCACGTGGCCGGGGTGGACGCCGTGATCCATCTGGCCGCGCTGTCCAACGACCCGCTGGGATCGCTGGCGCCGGAACTCACCTACGACATCAACCACCGCGCCTCGGTGCGGCTCGCCCAACTGGCCCGCGACGCCGGGGTGCGGCGCTTCCTGTACGCGTCGACGTGTTCGGTCTACGGCGCCGCCGGCGGTGACGACCTGGTGGCCGAGGACGCCCCGCTGCGCCCGGTGACGCCGTACGCGGAGTCCAAGGTGCGGGTGGAGGACGACCTGCACGCGCTGGCCGACGGTGACTTCAGCCCGGTGTACCTGCGCAACGCCACCGCCTTCGGCTACTCACCGCGGCTGCGCGCCGACATCGTGCTGAACAACCTGGTCGGCCACGCGCTGCTCTCCGGCGAGGTGCTGGTGCTCTCCGACGGCACCCCATGGCGCCCCCTGGTGCACGCCGCCGACATCGCCCGGGCCTTCGCGGCCGCGCTGGACGCGCCGCGCGAGGCGGTCCACGACCGGGCGTTCAACATCGGCAGCGAGGCCAACAACGTCACGGTCGCCGAGATCGCCGAGCGGGTCGCCGAGGCGGTGTCCGGCTCACGGGTGAGGATCACCGGGGAGAACGGTGCCGACCCCCGGTCGTACCGGGTGGACTTCTCCCGGTTCCGCGCCGCGGTACCCGGGTTCGACTGCGCGTGGACGGTGCGGCGTGGCGCGCTCGAACTCGCCGATGCCTACCGGACGTTCGGGCTGACCCGGGAGGACTTCGAACGGCGCTTCACCCGCCTCGCCGTGCTGCGGGCGGCGTCCGAGGCCGGCGCGGTCGACGACACCCTGCGGCGGCGCCGATGA
- a CDS encoding PIG-L deacetylase family protein, with protein MIRLGAGRLDRIVAVGAHCDDIAIGAGGTLLTVCRARPGIRVDALVLSGGGSEREQEEQAALAAFCPGAELRLTVDKLPDGRLPVHWDEAKAAVEELRAGTEPDLILAPRTDDAHQDHRGLARLVPTAFRDHLVLGYEIVKWDGDLGRPAAYQPLSPEVAEEKVRLLQEHYPSQRHRPWYDRESFLGLARIRGIECHARYAEAFAVTKLTLKLGE; from the coding sequence GTGATCCGCCTCGGGGCCGGGCGCCTGGACCGGATCGTCGCGGTGGGCGCGCACTGCGACGACATCGCCATCGGCGCCGGCGGCACGCTGCTGACGGTGTGCCGCGCCCGGCCGGGCATCCGCGTCGACGCGCTGGTGCTCTCCGGCGGTGGCAGCGAACGGGAGCAGGAGGAGCAGGCCGCGCTCGCCGCCTTCTGCCCGGGTGCCGAACTGCGGCTGACCGTGGACAAGTTGCCGGACGGCCGACTGCCCGTGCACTGGGACGAGGCCAAGGCCGCGGTGGAGGAGTTGCGTGCGGGGACCGAGCCGGATCTGATCCTGGCCCCGCGCACCGACGACGCGCACCAGGACCACCGCGGCCTGGCCCGGTTGGTGCCCACCGCGTTCCGCGACCACCTCGTGCTCGGCTACGAGATCGTCAAGTGGGACGGCGATCTCGGCCGTCCGGCGGCGTACCAACCGCTGTCGCCCGAGGTCGCCGAAGAGAAGGTGCGGTTGCTGCAGGAGCACTACCCCTCGCAGCGGCACCGGCCCTGGTACGACCGGGAGTCCTTCCTCGGCCTGGCGCGCATCCGCGGCATCGAATGCCACGCGCGCTACGCCGAGGCGTTCGCCGTCACCAAACTCACTCTCAAGCTGGGGGAATGA
- a CDS encoding O-antigen ligase domain-containing protein, with protein MAGDLTRSGPPGGRDTAGTRPGGAPRPPGAPKLVGIVWGLLVLNTLGSAGARTIVPLPRSLIQLVTMGALVAAFALALVLNRRLRVRPSAFLFLLTLLLVTGVISSAQMESGFGALFRCARLALFVGTLWLLSCWWDGGPTFVRHHIRMYFAVLGSVAAGLVVSPGAALPDLYGGRLVGALWPLTPPQIGQYAAVITGLTVLLVLGRRTDRASAAVVIVPSLVLLALTHTRTATLGLFIGLALAIGSLLLTSAAARRFFLWAVLCAAVATVALGSVLEAWFLRGQSQENFSSLTGRAKVWDALLAAPRTAAEQMFGVGLGDKSFGGLPIDNSWLAVYNEQGLIGIALVAALLLVLGGVALLRPPSLPRACAIFLISYCAIASYTEAGLGDASPYLLHLAVAASLLAAPAAATPLPVPVVPRRRVPRGVQRSEVA; from the coding sequence ATGGCCGGGGACCTGACGCGCAGTGGGCCGCCGGGCGGACGGGACACGGCGGGAACGCGGCCCGGCGGCGCACCGCGCCCTCCCGGGGCACCGAAACTCGTCGGGATCGTCTGGGGGTTGCTGGTCCTCAACACGCTCGGCTCCGCCGGCGCGAGGACCATCGTTCCGCTGCCCCGCTCCCTCATCCAACTGGTCACCATGGGCGCGCTGGTCGCCGCGTTCGCGCTGGCCCTCGTCCTCAACCGCCGGCTGCGCGTCCGCCCCAGCGCCTTCCTGTTCCTGCTCACCCTGCTCCTGGTGACGGGCGTGATCTCCAGCGCGCAGATGGAGTCCGGGTTCGGCGCGCTGTTCCGCTGCGCCCGGCTGGCTCTCTTCGTCGGCACGCTGTGGCTGCTCAGTTGTTGGTGGGACGGCGGCCCGACGTTCGTCCGGCACCACATCCGGATGTACTTCGCGGTGCTCGGGTCGGTGGCCGCCGGCCTGGTCGTCTCACCGGGTGCGGCCCTGCCCGACCTCTACGGCGGACGCCTCGTCGGCGCGCTGTGGCCGCTCACCCCACCGCAGATCGGGCAGTACGCCGCGGTGATCACCGGGCTTACCGTGCTGCTCGTGCTGGGCCGCCGGACCGACCGGGCCAGCGCGGCGGTCGTCATCGTGCCGTCGCTGGTCCTGCTCGCGCTGACCCATACCCGGACGGCCACGCTCGGGCTGTTCATCGGGCTGGCGTTGGCGATCGGCTCGCTCCTGCTGACCAGTGCCGCCGCCCGCCGGTTCTTCCTCTGGGCGGTGCTGTGCGCCGCGGTGGCCACGGTGGCGCTCGGTTCCGTGCTGGAGGCGTGGTTCCTGCGCGGCCAGAGCCAGGAGAACTTCTCCAGCCTCACCGGTCGGGCCAAGGTGTGGGACGCCCTGCTGGCGGCGCCCAGGACGGCCGCGGAGCAGATGTTCGGCGTGGGCCTGGGCGACAAGTCGTTCGGCGGGCTGCCGATCGACAACAGTTGGCTGGCCGTCTACAACGAGCAGGGTCTGATCGGCATCGCCCTGGTGGCGGCCCTCCTCCTCGTGCTGGGCGGCGTCGCGTTGCTGCGGCCGCCGTCGCTGCCGAGGGCCTGCGCGATCTTCCTGATCAGCTACTGCGCGATCGCGTCGTACACCGAGGCCGGGCTGGGCGACGCCTCGCCGTACCTGCTGCACCTGGCGGTCGCCGCCTCGCTCCTGGCGGCACCCGCCGCAGCAACGCCCTTACCCGTGCCCGTAGTTCCCCGACGACGCGTCCCGCGCGGAGTCCAGCGGTCGGAGGTGGCCTGA
- a CDS encoding alginate lyase family protein → MTVSSGSPGWYLRRLSRMGPAEVGGRVGDGVRRRRWRSARPHFPSVTGARFTAVLPAGTIAAVPPAAAKRLVAAADRLMDGRAEYFGVVRDDLADPDWWYDPKTGRRAPWGYAFDVPYRNEDEVGDIKQIWELSRHQYLTVLAAAYALTGNERYAERVAAHLRSWWVANPPLRGVHWVSGIELGIRLLSWVWIRRLLDDWPGAAGLFEGNSVALNQIWHHQRWLAAFPSRGSSANNHVIAEAAGQFAAACAFGWFPSSARWRAGALRSLERHLRANTFPSGLNRELATEYHGLVLELGLAALAEADAAAVPVPATVRLVLLRMTDALAAVVDNRLRPPRQGDADDGHGLVVDGAGTDRWASLLATGDAVFGRLAWWPTVTGTDVRTPLLAALITPEVRDVSRPASRPAHFADAGMTILRGPAEVWCRCDGGPHGFLSIAAHAHADALSVEVRHDGVDVLADPGTFCYHGQPEWRQYFRSTLGHNTLQLAGGDQSASGGPFLWTRHAHGRVLAADASGASIGGTARWCAEHDGYQGFVHRRRVELTPARAELRVLDEVRGRHRAAVRLAFHLGPAIAADLADARAVLTWTRGGEERRAVLDLPGRLSWRAHRGETDPPLGWYSAGFGRREPATTLVGTGFTDGAEGFTTVLRFRG, encoded by the coding sequence ATGACGGTGAGTTCGGGGAGTCCGGGTTGGTACCTGCGGCGGCTGTCCCGGATGGGACCGGCTGAGGTCGGCGGCCGGGTGGGCGACGGGGTGCGCAGGCGGCGGTGGCGGTCGGCGCGGCCGCACTTCCCGAGCGTGACCGGCGCCCGGTTCACCGCGGTACTGCCCGCCGGGACGATCGCCGCCGTGCCTCCGGCCGCCGCGAAACGTCTCGTCGCCGCAGCGGACCGGCTGATGGACGGGCGCGCCGAGTACTTCGGGGTGGTCCGCGACGACCTGGCCGACCCGGACTGGTGGTACGACCCGAAGACCGGGCGCCGGGCGCCGTGGGGCTACGCCTTCGACGTGCCGTACCGGAACGAGGACGAGGTCGGGGACATCAAGCAGATCTGGGAGCTGTCCCGGCATCAGTACCTCACCGTGCTCGCCGCCGCCTACGCGCTCACCGGGAACGAACGGTATGCCGAGCGCGTGGCCGCGCACCTGCGGTCGTGGTGGGTGGCCAACCCCCCACTGCGCGGCGTGCACTGGGTCAGCGGCATCGAGCTGGGCATCCGGCTGCTGTCCTGGGTGTGGATCCGTCGGCTGCTCGACGACTGGCCGGGCGCGGCCGGGCTGTTCGAGGGCAACTCGGTGGCGCTGAACCAGATCTGGCACCACCAGCGCTGGCTGGCCGCCTTCCCCAGTCGGGGGTCCTCGGCGAACAACCACGTCATCGCCGAGGCCGCCGGGCAGTTCGCCGCGGCCTGCGCGTTCGGCTGGTTCCCCTCCTCGGCGCGGTGGCGGGCGGGCGCGCTGCGGTCGCTGGAACGGCACCTGCGCGCCAACACCTTCCCCTCGGGCCTCAATCGCGAGCTGGCGACGGAGTACCACGGGCTCGTGCTGGAGCTCGGCCTGGCCGCGCTTGCCGAGGCGGACGCCGCCGCGGTGCCGGTCCCCGCGACCGTCCGGCTGGTGCTGCTGCGGATGACCGACGCGCTCGCGGCGGTCGTGGACAACCGGCTGCGGCCGCCGCGCCAGGGGGACGCGGACGACGGTCACGGTCTGGTCGTGGACGGCGCGGGCACGGATCGCTGGGCCTCGCTGCTGGCCACCGGGGACGCGGTGTTCGGTCGGCTCGCCTGGTGGCCGACGGTGACCGGCACCGATGTGCGTACCCCGTTGCTGGCCGCGCTGATCACGCCCGAGGTGCGGGACGTGTCCCGTCCGGCGAGCCGACCGGCGCACTTCGCCGACGCCGGCATGACCATCCTGCGCGGCCCGGCGGAGGTCTGGTGCCGTTGCGACGGTGGTCCGCACGGCTTCCTGTCCATCGCCGCGCACGCCCACGCGGACGCGCTGTCCGTGGAGGTCCGGCACGACGGGGTCGATGTGCTCGCCGACCCGGGGACGTTCTGCTATCACGGGCAGCCCGAGTGGCGGCAGTACTTCCGGTCGACCCTCGGCCACAACACCCTGCAGTTGGCCGGCGGTGACCAGTCCGCTTCCGGCGGCCCGTTCCTGTGGACCCGACATGCCCACGGCCGCGTGCTGGCCGCGGACGCCTCCGGCGCCTCGATCGGCGGGACGGCCCGCTGGTGTGCCGAGCACGACGGATACCAGGGCTTCGTGCACCGCCGCAGGGTGGAACTGACGCCGGCACGGGCGGAGTTGAGGGTCCTGGACGAGGTGCGCGGCCGGCACCGGGCGGCGGTGCGCCTCGCGTTCCACCTGGGTCCGGCGATCGCCGCGGACCTGGCGGACGCCCGGGCGGTGCTCACCTGGACCCGGGGCGGCGAGGAGCGCCGGGCGGTGCTCGACCTGCCCGGGCGGCTGAGTTGGCGGGCGCACCGCGGCGAGACCGATCCGCCGCTGGGCTGGTACTCCGCCGGCTTCGGGCGCAGGGAACCCGCCACCACGCTGGTCGGCACCGGCTTCACCGACGGCGCGGAGGGCTTCACCACCGTGCTCAGGTTCCGCGGCTAG
- a CDS encoding right-handed parallel beta-helix repeat-containing protein, with amino-acid sequence MGINWRHWAWAATPLTLALLATTGCEGAHGTRAKPTAAPTASGALSTPVARVCAEPAAGPTRAPAGTVAVDPAVVGDLAAKTKDNPPHTTFWLRPGRHRLAPDRYAQVIPKEGDRYLGAPGAVLDGRKENQYAFGGSARNVTIRYLTVRRFVAPQNEGVVNHDSADGWVIEHLTIRDNSGAGLMAGAHQRVRANCLRDNGQYGLNAYRNGGPFSDLVVEGNEIVGNNTGDWERRRPGCGCTGGVKFWAVNRAEVRGNWVHDNRGAGLWADTNNNDFRIEDNVIEANDGAALIYETSYNAVIRNNTIRRNNWVEGRRAADRGDDFPFATVYLSESGGEPRVRARTDRIEIYRNVLENNWNGITLWENADRFCNSPANTSSGDCTLLVRDTGRCAEPAIARAPLYGDCRWKTQRVDIHGNRFVLDESVVPCTAKCDRMAVLANYGTYPDWSPYQGERVAEAITGTQHNRWHDNVYLGPWKFVAHDPSRVLDSGQWRGTPYRQDAGSALDPRAGG; translated from the coding sequence GTGGGGATCAACTGGCGGCACTGGGCGTGGGCGGCGACACCGCTGACGCTGGCCCTGTTGGCGACGACCGGCTGTGAGGGCGCGCACGGCACCCGGGCGAAGCCGACCGCCGCGCCCACCGCGTCCGGGGCGCTGTCCACGCCCGTGGCCAGGGTGTGTGCCGAGCCCGCGGCCGGGCCGACGCGGGCGCCGGCGGGCACGGTGGCGGTCGATCCCGCGGTGGTCGGTGACCTGGCGGCGAAGACCAAGGACAACCCTCCGCACACCACGTTCTGGCTCCGCCCGGGCAGGCACCGGCTCGCCCCGGATCGCTACGCCCAGGTCATCCCCAAGGAGGGAGACCGCTACCTGGGTGCGCCGGGCGCAGTGCTCGACGGTCGGAAGGAGAACCAGTACGCGTTCGGCGGTTCCGCCCGCAACGTCACCATCCGCTACCTGACCGTGCGGCGTTTCGTCGCGCCACAGAACGAGGGCGTGGTCAACCACGACTCGGCCGACGGGTGGGTGATCGAGCACCTGACGATCCGGGACAACTCCGGGGCCGGGTTGATGGCCGGTGCCCACCAGCGGGTCCGCGCCAACTGCCTGCGCGACAACGGACAGTACGGCCTGAACGCGTACAGGAACGGCGGCCCTTTCAGCGACCTGGTGGTGGAGGGCAACGAGATCGTGGGCAACAACACCGGCGACTGGGAACGGCGCCGGCCGGGCTGCGGCTGCACCGGGGGCGTGAAGTTCTGGGCCGTCAACCGCGCCGAGGTACGCGGCAATTGGGTGCACGACAACCGCGGAGCGGGGTTGTGGGCGGACACCAACAACAACGACTTCCGCATCGAGGACAACGTGATCGAGGCCAATGACGGCGCCGCCCTGATCTACGAGACCAGCTACAACGCGGTCATCCGGAACAACACGATCCGGCGGAACAACTGGGTCGAGGGCCGCCGGGCGGCCGACCGCGGCGACGACTTCCCGTTCGCGACCGTCTACCTGTCCGAGTCCGGTGGCGAACCACGCGTCCGCGCGCGCACCGACAGGATCGAGATCTACCGGAACGTGCTGGAGAACAACTGGAACGGGATCACCCTGTGGGAGAACGCCGACCGGTTCTGCAACAGCCCGGCCAACACCTCGTCCGGTGACTGCACGTTGCTGGTGCGCGACACCGGCCGCTGCGCGGAGCCGGCGATCGCCCGCGCACCGCTCTACGGCGACTGCCGGTGGAAGACCCAGCGGGTGGACATCCACGGCAACCGCTTCGTGCTGGACGAGTCCGTCGTCCCGTGCACGGCCAAGTGCGATCGCATGGCGGTGCTGGCCAACTACGGCACGTACCCGGACTGGTCGCCGTACCAGGGCGAACGGGTGGCTGAGGCGATCACCGGCACGCAGCACAACCGCTGGCACGACAACGTCTACCTCGGGCCGTGGAAGTTCGTCGCCCACGACCCCAGCCGGGTGCTGGACTCCGGGCAGTGGCGGGGCACGCCGTACCGGCAGGACGCGGGCAGCGCCCTCGACCCGCGGGCCGGTGGTTGA
- a CDS encoding class I SAM-dependent methyltransferase codes for MTRCRLCGSEAMASVVDLGATPPCESFLAADQLDQPEPAFPLHLRVCTDCWLAQIPPLITPEETFGEYAYFSSFSTSWVEHARTFVADAVQRLALGADAFVVEVASNDGYLLRHLVDRGIRCLGIEPSVNVGAAARDAGVPTLTEFLSPDTGAAVRAEHGPAGLVVANNVYAHVPDVVGFTRGLRALVADDGWVSIEVQHLLTLIEENQYDTIYHEHFQYYTVASAARALASGGLALVDVELLPTHGGSLRLWARPAEVAGEPSPQVADVLAREKAAGLQELSGYTEFSARVAKVRRDLLRFLIEAAERGETVVGYGAPGKGNTLLNHCGIRPDLLPYTVDRNPYKHGRFTPGTRIPILSPEQIAADRPDHVLVLPWNLRAELVEQLSFVHAWGGRLVFPIPELSIVEVTS; via the coding sequence ATGACACGATGCCGACTCTGCGGCTCGGAAGCGATGGCGAGCGTCGTCGATCTCGGGGCGACGCCGCCGTGTGAGAGCTTTCTCGCCGCGGACCAACTGGACCAGCCGGAGCCGGCGTTCCCGCTGCACCTGCGGGTCTGCACCGACTGCTGGCTGGCGCAGATCCCGCCGCTGATCACGCCGGAGGAGACGTTCGGCGAGTACGCGTACTTCTCCTCGTTCTCGACGTCCTGGGTGGAGCACGCGCGCACGTTCGTCGCCGACGCCGTGCAGCGCCTCGCCCTCGGCGCCGACGCCTTCGTGGTCGAGGTCGCGAGCAACGACGGGTACCTGCTGCGACACTTGGTGGACCGGGGGATCCGCTGCCTGGGCATCGAGCCGTCGGTGAACGTCGGGGCCGCGGCGCGGGACGCGGGTGTGCCCACGCTCACGGAGTTCCTGTCGCCGGACACCGGCGCGGCCGTCCGCGCCGAACACGGCCCGGCGGGCCTGGTCGTGGCCAACAACGTGTACGCGCACGTCCCCGACGTCGTCGGGTTCACCCGAGGGCTGCGCGCCCTGGTCGCCGACGACGGCTGGGTCTCCATCGAGGTGCAGCACCTGCTGACCCTGATCGAGGAGAACCAGTACGACACGATCTACCACGAGCACTTCCAGTACTACACGGTCGCGTCGGCGGCCCGGGCGCTGGCGAGCGGCGGACTCGCGCTCGTGGACGTCGAGTTGCTGCCCACGCACGGCGGTTCCCTCCGGCTGTGGGCCCGGCCGGCCGAGGTGGCCGGCGAGCCGTCGCCCCAAGTGGCCGACGTGCTGGCCCGGGAGAAGGCCGCCGGGCTGCAGGAGCTGTCCGGGTACACCGAGTTCTCCGCCCGGGTGGCCAAGGTACGCCGGGATCTGCTGCGGTTCCTCATCGAGGCGGCCGAGCGCGGTGAGACGGTCGTCGGCTACGGCGCCCCGGGCAAGGGCAACACCCTGCTCAACCACTGCGGCATCCGCCCGGACCTGCTGCCGTACACGGTCGACCGCAATCCCTACAAGCACGGCAGGTTCACCCCGGGCACCCGCATCCCGATCCTGTCGCCCGAGCAGATAGCCGCCGACAGACCGGACCACGTCCTCGTGCTCCCGTGGAACCTGCGGGCCGAGCTGGTCGAGCAACTGTCCTTCGTGCACGCCTGGGGCGGCCGACTGGTCTTTCCCATCCCGGAACTGAGCATTGTCGAGGTCACGTCGTGA
- a CDS encoding glucose-1-phosphate cytidylyltransferase translates to MKVVLFCGGYGLRMRSGAADDMPKPMAMVGPRPLIWHVMRYYAYFGHTEFILCLGYGAHHIKDFFLNYEETASNDFVLRGGRTELLSTDIADWTITFAQTGIESPIGERLRRVRHHLDGDEVFLANYADVLTDAPLPEMIDSFARRDAGASMMVVPPQSSFHCVDLGEDGLVGGITAVSELPLWENGGYFVLRQEVFDHIPENGDLVADGCAQLAKRGRLVAHQHRGFWKPTDTVKERAALDAGYARGERPWAVWEREAVAVGTA, encoded by the coding sequence ATGAAGGTCGTTCTGTTCTGCGGCGGTTACGGGCTGCGCATGCGCAGCGGAGCCGCGGACGACATGCCCAAGCCGATGGCGATGGTCGGCCCGCGGCCGCTGATCTGGCATGTCATGCGCTACTACGCGTACTTCGGGCACACGGAGTTCATCCTGTGCCTCGGGTACGGGGCGCACCACATCAAGGACTTCTTCCTCAACTACGAGGAGACGGCGTCCAATGACTTCGTGCTGCGGGGCGGGCGGACCGAGTTGCTGTCCACCGACATCGCCGACTGGACGATCACGTTCGCGCAGACCGGCATCGAGTCGCCCATCGGGGAGCGGCTGCGCCGGGTGCGGCACCACCTGGACGGCGACGAGGTGTTCCTCGCCAACTACGCCGATGTGCTCACCGACGCCCCGTTGCCCGAGATGATCGACTCCTTCGCCCGGCGCGACGCCGGTGCGTCGATGATGGTGGTGCCGCCGCAGTCCTCGTTCCACTGCGTGGACCTGGGCGAGGACGGCCTGGTGGGGGGCATCACCGCGGTGAGCGAACTGCCGCTGTGGGAGAACGGCGGCTACTTCGTGCTCCGCCAGGAGGTCTTCGACCACATACCGGAGAACGGGGATCTGGTCGCCGACGGATGCGCCCAACTGGCCAAGCGTGGACGGTTGGTGGCGCATCAACACCGCGGCTTCTGGAAGCCGACCGACACCGTGAAGGAGCGGGCCGCGCTCGACGCCGGGTACGCCCGCGGCGAGCGCCCGTGGGCCGTGTGGGAACGCGAAGCCGTCGCTGTGGGGACCGCGTGA
- a CDS encoding glycosyltransferase — MHVLVVHNRYASAQPSGENKVVDQEAALLRAAGHRVEVFERRSDDIAARSLLGKAAVPLLVPWNPAVRAELAARLRTGRPDVVHVHNVFPLLSPAVLAACADAVVPVVATLHNYTQVCPPGTLQRDGRPCAECVRATPLPAVRHGCYRGSRLATVPLAVSLSVNRRRWWSGVERFFCISAAQREVLVRAGMPAERLAVKHNFVPEPGVRRTGPGEHLLFLGRLAEAKGVRLLMAAWDGIAAGGGVGVPLVIAGAGPLEGEVSAWAAGRDDVRYVGLLDPVRCRQVVARSVAVVAPSTWLEAFGLVVVEAMAAGVPTVAAGHGAFVELVEDGVTGLLHRPGEADSLASCIRRIAAEPGRNREMGRAARRRYERGFSPAVGLARLVAGYRTAIAGRTESLGGSR, encoded by the coding sequence ATGCACGTCCTCGTGGTGCACAACCGCTACGCCTCGGCGCAGCCGAGCGGGGAGAACAAGGTCGTCGACCAGGAGGCGGCGCTGCTGCGGGCGGCCGGCCACCGGGTCGAGGTGTTCGAGCGGCGCAGCGACGACATCGCCGCCCGGTCCCTGTTGGGCAAGGCCGCGGTGCCGCTGCTGGTGCCGTGGAACCCGGCGGTCCGCGCGGAACTCGCCGCCCGGTTGCGCACCGGGCGGCCGGACGTGGTGCACGTCCACAACGTCTTCCCGCTCCTGTCGCCCGCGGTGCTGGCCGCCTGCGCCGACGCCGTTGTGCCCGTCGTGGCCACGCTGCACAACTACACCCAGGTCTGCCCGCCCGGCACGCTGCAACGGGACGGCCGGCCGTGCGCCGAGTGCGTCCGGGCGACGCCGCTGCCGGCCGTCCGGCACGGCTGTTACCGGGGCTCCCGGCTTGCGACGGTGCCGCTCGCGGTCAGCCTGTCGGTCAACCGGCGACGGTGGTGGTCCGGCGTGGAGCGGTTCTTCTGCATCTCCGCGGCGCAGCGCGAGGTCCTGGTGCGGGCCGGCATGCCGGCCGAACGACTGGCGGTGAAGCACAACTTCGTGCCGGAGCCGGGCGTCCGCCGCACGGGCCCGGGCGAGCATCTGCTCTTTCTCGGTCGGCTCGCGGAGGCCAAGGGCGTGCGGCTGCTCATGGCCGCGTGGGACGGGATCGCGGCGGGCGGCGGAGTGGGCGTGCCCCTCGTCATCGCCGGCGCGGGGCCGCTGGAGGGAGAGGTGTCCGCCTGGGCGGCGGGCCGTGACGACGTGCGCTACGTCGGCCTGTTGGACCCGGTTCGGTGCCGGCAGGTCGTCGCGCGGTCGGTGGCCGTGGTGGCTCCCTCGACGTGGCTGGAGGCGTTCGGCCTGGTGGTCGTCGAGGCGATGGCGGCGGGGGTCCCGACCGTCGCCGCCGGTCACGGCGCCTTCGTCGAACTCGTCGAGGACGGGGTGACCGGGCTGCTGCACCGGCCGGGCGAGGCCGACTCGCTCGCGTCCTGCATACGCCGGATCGCGGCCGAGCCGGGCCGCAACCGGGAGATGGGCCGGGCGGCCCGGCGCCGTTACGAGCGGGGTTTCAGCCCGGCCGTCGGCCTTGCGCGCCTGGTGGCTGGGTACCGCACCGCGATCGCGGGACGGACGGAATCATTGGGGGGAAGTAGATGA